A region from the Aegilops tauschii subsp. strangulata cultivar AL8/78 chromosome 5, Aet v6.0, whole genome shotgun sequence genome encodes:
- the LOC109765177 gene encoding receptor-like protein EIX2, producing the protein MARPRQLVQATVILLLATWFLRSSSAPAMLAPPLPPQPPDTLCIPYERDALRAFKASLTDPGNYLSSWRDEDCCRWIGIECSNRTGHVIKLELDGSNTMGWPMGGEINPSLLTLRHLKHLDLSFNDFGGMPIPEFIGGLRSLRHLLLPNSFFGGQIPPQLGNLSNLLILDLSNQLHSCYSPDLAWVSQLWKLQYLGMSQVDLSAAVDWAHVVNMLPSLVTLELQSCGLRSTMPPPLNSNLTSLENLYLGSNSFNSPFGANYLAWDLPALRILKMHSCGIWGPIPAAVGNFTYIQSLFLDNNNFSGMVPSTFKKLKKLQMLRLSHNLISGGIEDLLHRLPIDELQELHLQHNKLAGRIPDRLDHFTSLSTLRLNDNKLFGEVPVSIRELTNLKELRLNSNNLHGTITEDHFSNLTRLEVLWLSNNSLTMLVDNTWNTPFKLTSASFRSCILGPHFPTWIGQRTLGTLDISNTSIHDSIPDEFWIAVSRARILDLSGNRIVGRLPPFSLFGGLGAILLDISSNQLVGPIPTLPKSLLYLDLSGNNLSGELPSDIGAPELQVLMLLKNSFYGTIPCSLFELEQLKSLDLSKNQLNETLLDCPHAPETSNIFMLSLNNNNLSGEFPSFLQRCKELKFLDLAYNQFSGVLPTWIGSKLPYLAFMRLRSNMFSGGIPVELTGMKGLQYLDIASNNISGDIPLSLGNLVAMAHTPNQQDALFQIVHFRLASTYMFLIDPSDMDSLVVVTKGQQLEYTTGIAYMVNIDFSCNRLTGKIPQEIGMLVALTNLNLSWNHLSGMIPQTIGELQAVESFDLSHNELSGEIPTSLASLTLLAHLNLSYNNLTGTIPSGNQLRTLDDQPSIYIGNPGLCGPPVSSNCSGIGITRRALEDDHEGMSDVLSLYLGIGTGFLAGLWIVFCGFLFKQNWRIRWFSFCDSAYDWIYYVKVALSRASLARKMPVRAG; encoded by the coding sequence ATGGCCAGGCCAAGGCAGCTGGTCCAGGCTACGGTGATCCTCCTCCTAGCGACATGGTTCCTCCGGAGCTCGTCAGCTCCGGCCATGCTTGCGCCCCCGCTGCCACCACAACCACCGGACACCCTCTGCATCCCCTACGAGCGGGATGCACTTCGTGCGTTCAAGGCTAGCCTCACCGACCCGGGCAACTACCTCTCTTCGTGGCGAGACGAGGACTGTTGCCGATGGATAGGCATCGAGTGCAGCAACCGAACCGGCCACGTCATCAAGCTTGAGCTCGACGGGTCTAACACCATGGGTTGGCCTATGGGAGGTGAGATAAACCCCTCCTTGCTTACTCTACGACATCTGAAGCACCTTGATCTCTCGTTCAACGACTTTGGTGGCATGCCCATTCCGGAGTTCATCGGCGGCCTCCGGAGCCTTAGGCATCTCCTCCTCCCCAACTCGTTTTTCGGCGGGCAAATCCCTCCGCAGCTTGGAAACCTCTCCAACCTGCTCATCCTTGACCTCTCAAATCAGTTGCACAGTTGTTACTCGCCTGATCTCGCATGGGTCTCGCAGCTATGGAAGCTACAATACCTTGGCATGTCTCAGGTGGACCTCAGCGCCGCCGTTGACTGGGCTCATGTTGTTAACATGCTCCCCTCCCTCGTAACTCTTGAACTACAATCTTGCGGGCTTCGGAGCACTATGCCTCCACCGTTGAACTCCAACCTCACATCACTAGAGAACCTCTACCTCGGCTCCAACTCCTTTAACTCGCCCTTTGGAGCCAACTACTTGGCTTGGGATCTACCTGCTCTTAGAATTCTTAAAATGCATAGTTGCGGAATCTGGGGTCCTATCCCGGCCGCGGTCGGAAACTTTACCTACATCCAAtccttgttccttgacaataacaaCTTCTCCGGCATGGTGCCATCTACCTTCAAGAAACTAAAGAAACTACAAATGCTCAGGTTGTCACATAACCTCATTAGCGGGGGCATAGAAGATCTATTGCATAGATTGCCAATAGATGAGTTACAAGAGTTGCACTTGCAGCACAATAAGTTGGCAGGGAGAATCCCGGATCGGTTAGATCACTTTACCAGCCTGTCCACACTTCGTCTCAATGACAACAAACTATTTGGAGAAGTACCAGTCAGCATACGGGAACTCACAAATTTAAAGGAGTTGCGGTTAAACTCAAACAACCTACATGGTACAATCACTGAAGACCATTTCTCAAACCTGACTAGGCTAGAAGTCTTGTGGCTCTCCAATAATTCCTTAACTATGTTGGTTGACAACACATGGAACACTCCATTCAAATTAACTTCAGCGAGCTTTAGATCTTGCATCCTAGGACCACATTTTCCAACATGGATTGGCCAAAGAACACTCGGCACTCTTGATATTTCAAACACTAGTATACATGATTCCATTCCTGATGAGTTTTGGATCGCAGTTTCCCGTGCTAGAATTTTGGATTTGTCGGGAAATCGAATTGTTGGCAGGCTTCCCCCATTTTCATTGTTTGGTGGATTGGGGGCTATTTTACTGGACATCAGTTCTAACCAGCTTGTTGGCCCCATTCCAACACTTCCAAAGAGCCTTCTCTACTTGGACCTCTCAGGGAACAACCTATCAGGTGAACTGCCATCAGATATTGGAGCACCAGAGCTGCAAGTACTCATGCTCTTAAAGAATTCCTTTTATGGCACAATTCCATGCTCCCTGTTTGAGTTGGAACAATTGAAGTCCTTAGACCTATCGAAGAACCAACTAAATGAGACATTGCTGGATTGCCCTCACGCACCAGAAACTTCCAATATTTTCATGCTTAGCTTGAATAACAACAACCTTTCGGGAGAATTTCCATCGTTTCTTCAGAGGTGTAAAGAGCTGAAATTCCTTGATCTGGCATACAATCAATTTTCTGGGGTCTTGCCGACGTGGATCGGTTCAAAGTTACCATACTTGGCATTTATGCGGTTGCGGTCAAACATGTTCTCTGGTGGTATCCCTGTTGAACTCACCGGGATGAAGGGGCTTCAGTATTTAGACATTGCAAGTAATAACATCTCAGGGGACATACCACTATCACTTGGGAATCTCGTGGCTATGGCTCATACTCCCAACCAACAAGACGCCCTTTTCCAGATTGTCCACTTTCGATTGGCTTCCACATATATGTTCCTCATCGATCCCTCTGATATGGATAGTTTGGTGGTGGTCACAAAGGGTCAACAGCTCGAATACACAACAGGAATCGCGTACATGGTAAACATTGATTTTTCCTGCAACAGATTAACAGGGAAGATTCCTCAGGAAATCGGCATGCTTGTAGCATTAACAAACCTAAATTTGTCCTGGAATCATCTCAGCGGCATGATCCCCCAAACTATTGGTGAGCTACAGGCAGTGGAGTCTTTCGACCTCTCTCATAACGAGCTCTCTGGTGAAATCCCTACAAGTTTGGCATCTCTAACATTGTTGGCTCATTTGAACTTGTCATATAACAATCTAACGGGAACTATACCATCTGGAAATCAGTTAAGGACTCTGGATGACCAGCCATCCATCTATATTGGGAACCCGGGCCTCTGTGGTCCACCTGTATCAAGCAACTGTTCAGGAATTGGAATCACCCGACGGGCTCTTGAAGATGATCATGAGGGCATGAGCGATGTGTTGTCACTATACCTCGGTATTGGCACCGGGTTTTTAGCTGGTCTCTGGATTGTCTTTTGTGGCTTCTTGTTCAAGCAGAATTGGAGAATTCGTTGGTTCTCGTTTTGTGACAGCGCATATGATTGGATTTATTATGTGAAAGTGGCACTGAGTCGGGCTTCACTGGCAAGAAAAATGCCAGTAAGGGCTGGCTGA
- the LOC120964170 gene encoding uncharacterized protein isoform X2, whose protein sequence is MAPVRAVRPLQPKARRRPAAGAPESRLRLLASPKHLFASPPDRVGARANAKPFGDTMHVATGKQLASSAATAAPPDFRLLPLALPNIWSSSMDITVPCSLEWNGVGGMVNVSPERDDAHGEENNYTYSMERVATKTSKGAYSMESNGVLLQIEKTCHQCRQKMAINIMAACKNMKKSRLCSLKYCRDCLRNRYGMNYIKVGLQDAWSCPKCRGECNCSVCMTNNGEKPTGNLTRAAKASGCSSVHEFLNKGTYVVAAPQNLVTPLKSADAANFEASPGALNLLGHTKHIFNRLPDLNLPLGPPEVGFQAFQAHINADLNVKKEQDILNIDLNMTVQNFFCELCTQC, encoded by the exons ATGGCCCCTGTCCGTGCAGTTCGACCCCTGCAGCCGAAGGCCCGCCGCAGGCCAGCCGCCGGTGCTCCCGAAAGCCGTCTACGCTTGCTTGCCTCACCCAAGCATTTGTTTGCCTCTCCACCCGACCGAGTGGGAGCTCGCGCCAACGCCAAGCCTTTTGGGGACACAATGCACGTCGCCACCGGCAAGCAACTAGCAtcgagcgccgccaccgccgctcctcccg ATTTTAGGCTTCTCCCCCTTGCTCTGCCAAACATCTGGAGCTCTTCCATGGACATCACGGTCCCTTGCTCCCTTGAGTGGAATGGCGTCGGCGGCATGGTGAACGTCTCCCCTGAGAGGGATGATGCCCATGGCGAGGAGAACAATTACACCTACAGCATGGAGAGGGTCGCCACAAAGACTAGCAAGGGTGCCTACAGCATGGAGAGCAACGGTGTTTTGCTGCAGATCGAGAAGACCTGCCACCAG TGCCGTCAGAAAATGGCAATCAACATTATGGCAGCTTGCAAGAATATGAAGAAGTCTCGGTTGTGCTCACTCAAGTACTGTCGAGATTGCTTGCGTAATAG GTACGGCATGAATTATATAAAAGTGGGGCTGCAAGATGCCTGGAGCTGTCCAAAATGCAGGGGAGAATGCAATTGCAGTGTATGCAT GACCAACAATGGAGAGAAGCCGACTGGGAATTTAACCCGAGCTGCCAAGGCATCGGGGTGCTCCTCCGTCCATGAGTTTCTAAACAAGGGGACGTACGTGGTGGCTGCACCACAGAATTTGGTAACCCCTCTCAAG AGTGCAGACGCTGCTAACTTTGAGGCTAGTCCAGGTGCATTAAATCTATTGGGCCATACCAAACATATTTTTAATCGCCTACCAGATTTAAATTTACCTCTTGGTCCCCCGGAGGTTGGTTTTCAAGCCTTCCAGGCCCATATCAACGCTGATCTGAATGTGAAGAAAGAGCAAGATATTTTGAATATTGATCTCAACATGACAGTACAGA ATTTTTTTTGTGAATTATGCACCCAATGCTGA
- the LOC120964170 gene encoding uncharacterized protein isoform X1: MAPVRAVRPLQPKARRRPAAGAPESRLRLLASPKHLFASPPDRVGARANAKPFGDTMHVATGKQLASSAATAAPPDFRLLPLALPNIWSSSMDITVPCSLEWNGVGGMVNVSPERDDAHGEENNYTYSMERVATKTSKGAYSMESNGVLLQIEKTCHQCRQKMAINIMAACKNMKKSRLCSLKYCRDCLRNRYGMNYIKVGLQDAWSCPKCRGECNCSVCMTNNGEKPTGNLTRAAKASGCSSVHEFLNKGTYVVAAPQNLVTPLKSADAANFEASPGALNLLGHTKHIFNRLPDLNLPLGPPEVGFQAFQAHINADLNVKKEQDILNIDLNMTVQSNHLDILPKLQNVYFTFI, from the exons ATGGCCCCTGTCCGTGCAGTTCGACCCCTGCAGCCGAAGGCCCGCCGCAGGCCAGCCGCCGGTGCTCCCGAAAGCCGTCTACGCTTGCTTGCCTCACCCAAGCATTTGTTTGCCTCTCCACCCGACCGAGTGGGAGCTCGCGCCAACGCCAAGCCTTTTGGGGACACAATGCACGTCGCCACCGGCAAGCAACTAGCAtcgagcgccgccaccgccgctcctcccg ATTTTAGGCTTCTCCCCCTTGCTCTGCCAAACATCTGGAGCTCTTCCATGGACATCACGGTCCCTTGCTCCCTTGAGTGGAATGGCGTCGGCGGCATGGTGAACGTCTCCCCTGAGAGGGATGATGCCCATGGCGAGGAGAACAATTACACCTACAGCATGGAGAGGGTCGCCACAAAGACTAGCAAGGGTGCCTACAGCATGGAGAGCAACGGTGTTTTGCTGCAGATCGAGAAGACCTGCCACCAG TGCCGTCAGAAAATGGCAATCAACATTATGGCAGCTTGCAAGAATATGAAGAAGTCTCGGTTGTGCTCACTCAAGTACTGTCGAGATTGCTTGCGTAATAG GTACGGCATGAATTATATAAAAGTGGGGCTGCAAGATGCCTGGAGCTGTCCAAAATGCAGGGGAGAATGCAATTGCAGTGTATGCAT GACCAACAATGGAGAGAAGCCGACTGGGAATTTAACCCGAGCTGCCAAGGCATCGGGGTGCTCCTCCGTCCATGAGTTTCTAAACAAGGGGACGTACGTGGTGGCTGCACCACAGAATTTGGTAACCCCTCTCAAG AGTGCAGACGCTGCTAACTTTGAGGCTAGTCCAGGTGCATTAAATCTATTGGGCCATACCAAACATATTTTTAATCGCCTACCAGATTTAAATTTACCTCTTGGTCCCCCGGAGGTTGGTTTTCAAGCCTTCCAGGCCCATATCAACGCTGATCTGAATGTGAAGAAAGAGCAAGATATTTTGAATATTGATCTCAACATGACAGTACAGAGTAATCATTTGGATATTTTACCAAAGTTGCAAAATGTTTATTTTACCTTTATTTGA